A genomic window from Lotus japonicus ecotype B-129 chromosome 1, LjGifu_v1.2 includes:
- the LOC130738638 gene encoding disease resistance protein RPS2-like encodes MWAITSGYWCILKSTAGGVVLVSRFKRLREQNINQAHRSGNITKKPETNMDAIASVASNVAVPLLRNITYVLMYNSYLTDLESACSCRGSTSIQPVAMKVSKSCAGLPLLLVTMVDALKNKDFYAWKDALEQIENFDLDGCFYSQVQSSIEMSYNYLESQELKTFFLLLGSMGNGCSTKDLLVFGWCLGLHKHVDTLADGRNRLYKLIDNLRAACLLFEGKRDSLVMLDIVRNVAASISSTVKPFFTVQRNTELKEWPRMDLFKTCHHIFLDWCFVHELPEMLECPKLKILQLNCQGNNLKVPDNFFVLMKELKVLSLGGVNCTPSLPPSLGLLTNLQSLSLFKCMLEDISIVGQIPTLEILNLENSELKELPAEIGEMTHLRLLYLTDCSTLGEIPCNLLSSLTSLEELYMGNCNIQWEAEGNENEMTNSRLSELRHLHGLKTLNMQIKYTSVFPRDLLAFGKLESYKIIIGDGWKWSAVESENYQTSRVLKLNLSMDPSILMDYGMKLLMIHAEDLYLAELKGVKEILYELNDEGFSQLKHLNIQNCDEMQSIIGSTEWAHHDHAFPKLESLIIHSLINMERICTGPLPAQAFTKLQLIKVKGCDRMESVLLHSMVKHLSELLEIEISECKDMTYIIAKEEQEDAGQTSKIRLPKMRSLTLESLPSLVSLSPESHIIGTENTNDFSSAPEKRKKILADMDSFILH; translated from the exons ATGTGGGCAATTACTTCAG GATATTGGTGTATTCTCAAGTCAACTGCTGGTGGTGTGGTGCTTGTATCAAGATTCAAGAGGTTAAGGGAGCAGAACATCAATCAAGCCCATAG ATCAGGGAACATAACCAAGAAGCCCGAGACAAATATGGATGCTATTGCTAGCGTAGCTTCAAACGTGGCTGTACCTTTACTACGAAACATAACCTATGTATTGATGTACAACAGTTACCTCACAGACCTTGAG AGTGCATGCAGCTGTAGAGGAAGCACAAGCATTCAACCTGTAGCAATGAAAGTGTCCAAAAGCTGTGCTGGTTTGCCACTTTTGTTAGTCACAATGGTGGACGCGTTAAAGAACAAGGATTTTTATGCTTGGAAGGATGCGCTAGAGCAGATAGAAAATTTTGACCTGGATGGATGCTTTTATTCTCAAGTGCAATCTTCTATTGAGATGAGTTATAATTATTTAGAAAGCCAAGAACTCAAAACGTTCTTCCTCCTTTTGGGTTCAATGGGAAATGGTTGTAGCACCAAAGATTTGTTGGTGTTTGGTTGGTGCTTGGGTTTGCATAAACATGTTGATACACTGGCAGATGGGAGAAACAGACTTTACAAATTGATAGACAACCTGAGAGCTGCTTGTTTGTTATTTGAAGGGAAAAGAGATTCGCTTGTGATGCTCGATATTGTTCGCAATGTCGCTGCATCCATTTCATCCACGGTCAAACCTTTCTTCACTGTACAGAGAAACACTGAACTGAAAGAATGGCCAAGAATGGATCTCTTTAAAACTTGTCATCATATTTTCCTGGACTGGTGTTTTGTCCATGAACTTCCTGAGATGTTAGAATGTCCCAAGTTGAAGATACTCCAACTCAACTGTCAAGGCAACAATTTGAAAGTTCCTGACAATTTCTTTGTTCTGATGAAAGAATTGAAGGTCCTAAGTTTAGGAGGAGTGAATTGTACTCCATCCCTTCCTCCATCTCTTGGTCTTTTGACAAACCTCCAATCGTTGAGTCTGTTCAAATGCATGTTGGAAGACATTAGTATTGTTGGACAAATCCCAACTTTAGAGATTCTCAACCTTGAAAATTCTGAGCTCAAAGAGCTCCCTGCAGAAATAGGAGAAATGACTCATCTACGGTTGCTATATTTGACTGATTGCTCCACACTAGGAGAAATACCTTGCAACCTATTATCTAGTTTGACTAGCTTGGAAGAGCTCTACATGGGGAACTGTAATATTCAATGGGAGGCCGAgggaaatgaaaatgaaatgactAATTCAAGATTGAGTGAGTTAAGACATTTGCATGGACTAAAAACTTTGAATATGCAGATAAAATATACTTCAGTTTTTCCTAGAGACTTGCTAGCCTTTGGAAAACTTGAAAGCTACAAGATTATCATCGGGGATGGATGGAAATGGTCCGCTGTGGAGTCTGAGAATTACCAAACTTCAAGAGTTCTTAAGCTAAATTTGAGCATGGATCCAAGCATTCTTATGGATTATGGGATGAAGTTGCTGATGATTCACGCTGAAGATTTGTATTTAGCTGAACTAAAGGGTGTCAAGGAAATACTTTATGAATTGAATGATGAAGGATTTTCACAATTGAAGCATCTTAATATCCAAAACTGTGATGAAATGCAGAGCATTATTGGCTCAACTGAGTGGGCTCATCATGATCATGCCTTCCCCAAATTGGAGTCTTTGATCATTCACAGTCTGATTAACATGGAGAGAATATGCACTGGCCCACTTCCAgcacaagcttttaccaaactGCAACTTATCAAAGTAAAGGGTTGTGATAGGATGGAGTCTGTTTTATTGCATTCCATGGTTAAACACCTTTCTGAACTTCTGGAAATTGAGATTTCAGAATGTAAAGATATGACCTATATCATAGCCAAGGAAGAACAAGAGGATGCTGGACAAACTAGCAAGATCAGGCTCCCGAAAATGCGTTCTCTAACGCTTGAATCCTTACCTTCACTTGTTAGTCTTTCACCTGAGTCGCACATTATTGGTACTGAAAACACCAATGATTTCTCCAGTGCacctgaaaaaagaaaaaagattctAGCCGATATGGATTCCTTCATCTTGCATTAA